GGTCTAAGATTTGTTTTGCACAGTTTTGTAGAAATGGACATATTCTGAAATTTGAGAATTTCCTAAATCAGGCACAAATGACTTATCATACAACGTTTATCTACCTATCATAGTAAATTCAGAATAAAGACACCAAGAGggaatatgaaatttgttcagtgCCTACATATTGATAATATAAGCAAAAATAGAAACAGTTGTAGTAAGTTGATTTTAAGAACCTAacaggcctgcactgtggcgtagccagaaaagctgccacctgcagtgcctgcatcccataagaatGCTGGTACACGtatcctcactgctccacttcttttttttttttttttttttgagggactGGTTCTTTATTTCAAAAAGACACTTATTGTCAATAATTAGTATCAAAACAGTTACACTATTGGTTTTTATTTCTCCCAACAGGCCCCAAAGAGACCACACCAAAGGAGAGTACATTTTAAGCCAATAAGCTGCAGGATGTACACCTAACAGACCTCACAGAAACCTCACCAAAagtggggacagggtgggggaAGGAACTTGGAACGACTAGCACACTGCCAGCCCAGACTGTGGAATGCTCTCACAGCCAGAAAGGCTGGCCAGGGTCCCCAAGGCCAGAGAAGCAAAgtttcaaaataatataaaattttaaaagttttgtacaGACGCTATTCAAGATTTCTCCAGCACTGACTGATACAAAGCACAATGAGATGGCACTTTTAGAAACAGCAGCTTCAGACCCAGCAAAGGGTGGTGAGATGAGTTTTATATGGCTAAATCAGtggcaaaaacataattttctttctctcaaggaggcaggaaaagcagtgaagagatCACCTCAACCTAAGAGGCACATGATCCATTCTGCAAGCTGTTGGgaaggggcagaggtggggcaaAAAATTGGTCTCAGAGGTCTTACCATTTTAATTTGGTCACTTCTgatgaatgaaaaaacaaaacaaaacaaaacagaaaaaaaaaaaaaaaaaacagtgtccaAAGATACCTTAAAGCTGTAAACCTGAACAGCGTgaggggtttttgtttttggccaACTCCTCCCAGAATCACCTTTCTGGTTTGGCTGATGCTTTGTACAGAGCAGTGAGGTTCCCCACAGAGGAGTCTTTCCTGGGCTCTGTCTGGCGCCCAGTAAGGCAGGCCCAACACCTCTTGCCCTGCTCTGTGGACAGGGCACTATGCATTAAGCTGAAAAGTTACCttcaaaaagtaagaaaaggaTTAGATTGCTCCTTCAGAGTGTGGAAGTACTTGGAATGTTTTACAAAATGGTcactacaacaacaaaaaaggtaaTTACAAAATGTGTACATCACAACATGCTTTTAAAGACACTCTGCATTGTGCTCACATTCCCTTAAATGTTGTTCCCAAAGTGCTCAGCCTCTAGTCCCACTGGAATCtctgggaagaggcagagacagtttGGTGAAAAAGACATGGGGGCGGGGTCTCAGGACAGAGGAGGTGGGTGGCAAAAGGAGAAAGCAGCCTTCCAGTTAAAAGATCAGCCCTCAGTGTAGAGGTCAGCTCCGGGCAAGCTGGCCTCAGGTGGAGTCGGGGTCAGAGGGAGGAGCAGCGGCAGGGCGGGACTGGGGTGCTCTACATCTCGTTCAGGTCAAGCAGAGTCTGGTCCAGCATCCTTTGTGTACAGAGGTGCTCATCTTTGGTGCATTTCAGTTTATCTTCCAAATCATCAATTGTCTTTTCCAGCTTGGCTACCGATCTCTCAGCAAATTCAGCACGGGTCTCTGCCTCCTTGAGTTTATCAGTGAGaatctttatttcttcctcataTTTGTCCTCTTTTTGAGAGTACTTTTCCTCAGCAGCACTCAGACACTTCAGGTTCTGGTCCATCAGTCTGATCTGCTCATCCATCTCTCGGCAACGGGACTCTGCCAGCTCAGCTCGTTCCTCTGTGCGTTCCAAGTCTCCTTCAATAATCACCAATTTACGAGCCACTTCTTCATACTTCCTGTCTGCCTCTTCTGCAATGTGCTTAGCTTCTTTGAGTTGGATTTCCTGGAGTTCcatcttttcttcatctt
Above is a genomic segment from Lepus europaeus isolate LE1 chromosome 2, mLepTim1.pri, whole genome shotgun sequence containing:
- the LOC133770671 gene encoding LOW QUALITY PROTEIN: tropomyosin alpha-3 chain-like (The sequence of the model RefSeq protein was modified relative to this genomic sequence to represent the inferred CDS: substituted 1 base at 1 genomic stop codon), which produces MAGITTIEAVKRKIQVLQXQADDAEERAERLQREVEGERRAREQAEAEVASLNRRIQLVEEELDRAQERLATALQKLEEAEKAADESERGMKVIENRALKDEEKMELQEIQLKEAKHIAEEADRKYEEVARKLVIIEGDLERTEERAELAESRCREMDEQIRLMDQNLKCLSAAEEKYSQKEDKYEEEIKILTDKLKEAETRAEFAERSVAKLEKTIDDLEDKLKCTKDEHLCTQRMLDQTLLDLNEM